cggcaaggaaagttttgtgagtgcgtcacaccagattttataagTATGTGATTCTTTTTTACAGATTTAGATTTTGCAAACTTTACCTCGACGCCAactttatattgtattgtgttgatttgaataaaatattgattgatttttataatataaggaTTATATTATGTTTTGGTATGTTCTGTAGGCATGTGGCTGTGCGACGACGAAGGTGACCTTGAGAAGACGGACGGTATCGACATCGGAGAGGGCGTGAAACCGCCCGGCTATTACGTTCGGCGGCCGACCGGCCTCTTTCCGGCGCCCCTCCCGCAGGACTCGGCCGCCTGCGACCGCGCCGTCACCCACTTCTGGTTCCTCGGTGTCTTCCTCGCCAAGGTCCTGCAGGACAACCGTCTCGTCGACCTGCCTCTCTCACAAGCCTTCCTCAAGCTCATCTGCCAGGGCGACATTCATAACAATATCAACGAACGGTACGTTCCAAAACACGACAAAcctatataaaaatagaaatacaagtacttctttcaaataaataaataattaaataattttattcatggaggcaacaggttaaaaacccattttgcctccttcacacattacaatcatacactatacaatccaaaatgtattttaagaattaGTATTTCAAGAATTACTTTAAATGGAAAGGATGGAAATtatgagatattgcaattattcaaatgctaattaattaattattattaaacaaaaatccaaattaaatgctgtaattcaccacaaacacttccactactgcaaatattgacaacagggtaaacagctagatggaaaattgatgagcgctactattcaaaaattatttgtcagcccgggaatcgaacccactacctcctaattgccggtcaggaatacttttacaccaaactgacaatctctggatagcagcgctcattttatacgaagccatagcggccagccagtccacagatggaaattactgagatattgcaatttattattcaaatgccaatgaatgaattattatcattaacgaaaatccgaattaaatgctgtattacaacatttaaaatagaaattacaacaatgtaaaattacagcatttaatttggattttttgttttataaccctatttaaaattatctactcacaacatgttccggctatatgatgccattatcaagtgattgaagATTTATATATGTTATATTTAAGTAAGAGTAGCCTTAAAAGAAAAAGACACGGCAAATCTACATAGTTTATACaataattggatattttgtGTTAACCAAATTagatcagccgggaccgactgCTGAAAACCGaaactaaaacatttttaatttttttttcaacttgtagTTTCAGTAATACAATAGTGGCTTCACTGGATCAGGATATTCTTGTATTGAGTGTATCTTTGGAATGCTTCACGATAACATCTTTTAATAAGGGTGTATTTCGTTTAGTCCAGGCGCCGATTAGTCTAGTCTGACCAAGACCTAGTTTAGACCAAGACCTGGTCTAAACGCACATCTCGGCTAAACAAGACGGAATGCTTCGATTACACCAGGTGGTCTAAACgaaacctggtctaatcgagacacaggacctggtgcaatcgaactactgggttaaTCGAAGTATTCCGTATCGTGTATCCcatttactttccttgccctattacccgatagtaaggaaagtattgctttccgaaaaaaattaaggtaccacaatttctaaatttctatacgtttcaaaggtccctgagtcaaaaaagtggtttttttggtattgggctgtagtgtgtgtgtgtgcggtgcgtgtgtatatgtgtgtgtgtatatgtgcgtctgtgtacagatatctcatctcccaataaacggaatgatttgaaattggAAACttttaaggt
This genomic interval from Nilaparvata lugens isolate BPH unplaced genomic scaffold, ASM1435652v1 scaffold10199, whole genome shotgun sequence contains the following:
- the LOC120355326 gene encoding E3 ubiquitin-protein ligase HECTD1-like, which encodes MWLCDDEGDLEKTDGIDIGEGVKPPGYYVRRPTGLFPAPLPQDSAACDRAVTHFWFLGVFLAKVLQDNRLVDLPLSQAFLKLICQGDIHNNINERIGLLPMKSRNRFGLVDNSNSDADLMMSSLISEGSEKELNSILPKYTRKKQTMVVSRTAAC